Sequence from the Actinomycetota bacterium genome:
GAACAAGAAGGGAGCGACCACGTAGAACCAGTCGTTCCATACAGCCATTCGTCCAGTCATGCGACCTCCCCGTAGACAATGCGATCCGATTTCGCATTAACACTGCTGAATGATACATTGTTCACTGTCACGTTGCAAACTGTTCCGTGAGGTATCCTGGAGGAACGATGGCCGACAAAATGACGATTGACGAACTCGCTCGCGAGGCGGGAACCACCACCCGAAACGTCCGGGCCTACCAGACACGAGGTGTGCTCAACCCTCCCCAAATTATCGGCCGCATCGGTTACTACACCGACGAGCACCTTACCCGGCTGAAACTCATTTCACGCCTTCAGCAACGAGGGTTCGGACTTCAGGCCATCAACGACCTTCTTTCGGCCCACGACACCGGGTCCTCGCTCAGCGACGTGCTCGGTTTCAGCGACGCCCTCATGGCGCCCTGGACCGACGAGGTCCCGGAGACGATCTCCCGCAAGCAGCTCGAGGAGCTGTTCCCGGAGATCAAGACGGACGGCTCGCTTATCAAGAAGGCGGTGGAGCTGGACCTGCTGAGCCCCAAGGGAGACGGCTGGACCATCCCGAGCCCGCGGCTGATGAAGGTCGGCGCAGAGCTGGTGTCGGTGGGAATCCCCCTGGCCGTCGTGCTCAAGCAGGCCGAGTTGATGAAGGCGGACATCGACAGCCTTTCCTGGCGCCTAGTCGCCATGTTCGGCATGTACATCTGGGACCCGTTCGTCAGCGGCCAGACGCCGGACCGGGACCTCGGCGACATCACGAAGATCCTCAACGACCTTCGTCCCCTGGCCTCCGAGGCAGTCAGCGTCTTTCTCGCCCGGGC
This genomic interval carries:
- a CDS encoding MerR family transcriptional regulator, with the protein product MTIDELAREAGTTTRNVRAYQTRGVLNPPQIIGRIGYYTDEHLTRLKLISRLQQRGFGLQAINDLLSAHDTGSSLSDVLGFSDALMAPWTDEVPETISRKQLEELFPEIKTDGSLIKKAVELDLLSPKGDGWTIPSPRLMKVGAELVSVGIPLAVVLKQAELMKADIDSLSWRLVAMFGMYIWDPFVSGQTPDRDLGDITKILNDLRPLASEAVSVFLARAMQNATEAATMLEFQGHISQGNV